TTAAGCGTTGAGGCCAGCACCGCGCTGTGCCTGTTGCAGGACGGCGGACGCTTTGGCGTGCGGCACCTGGGCGTGACCCAGGGCGGCGCGGCGGACTGGTTGTCGATGGCCTGGGCCAACAACCTGCTGGGCAATCCGTCGGGAGCGGCGGTGATTGAAGTGACCCTCGGCGGCCTGACCCTCGAAGCGCGTGACGATTGTTGCCTGGCCCTGACCGGTGCCGATCTTGGCGCGTTGCTTGACGGCCAGCCGTTGATGCCGTGGCGCAGCTTTATTGTGCGCAAGGGCCAACGCCTGCAGTTCAGCCAGCCACGCCTCGGTGTGCGCGCCTACTTGGCAGCGCCCGGCGGCTTCAATGCGCCAGCGGTGTTGGGCAGTTGCGCGACGGTGGTGCGCGAAGAACTGGGCGGCCTGGACGGCATGGGTCGACCCTTGGCCCGTGGTGCCGAGCTGAGTTATTCGGGGACTGCGCCGAGCCTGCGCGAAGTGCCAGAGGCGCTACGCCCGGACTTCAGCGACACGCAAGGGCTGGACCTGGTGTTGGGCGCGCAACATGGCGAATTCAGCGGGCAAAGCCTGTTCGACGCCTTCAACAGCACCTGGACCCTGGACAGCCGCGCCGACCGCATGGGCATCCGCCTGCTGGGTCCGGCCTTGCAGTACCAGGGCAAACCGATGATCTCCGAAGGCATCCCCTTAGGTGCCGTGCAAGTACCTCCGGACGGCCAGCCGATCGTACTGCTCAACGATCGCCAGACCATCGGCGGCTATCCGCGCTTGGGCGCGCTGACCCCACTGTCCCTGGCCCGCCTGGCGCAATGCCAATCGGGACAAAGGGTGCGTCTGGCGCCGGTGTTGCAGGATACGGCGCATCGGCAGCATGTGGAGTATTTGCAGCGGTTGGGCCGGCGCTAAAATCGCGGCGGTGCCACTGTTCCACAATGGGCCTGGGTGGATGCTGATCTTGTGGTCCACCAGAAACCCTGTAGGAGCCAGCCTGCTGGCGATGGCGGTGTATCAGTCGACATCGATGTTGACTGAACAACCCTCATCGCTGGCAGGCCAGCTCCCACAGTGGACTGAGCTCAACTGATCTTTTGGTCCACCAGAAAACCCTGTGGGAGCCAGCCTGCTGGCGATGGGGCCGGCACATTCAATCGCTGCAGCGCCTGACACTCCGCCATCACTAGTCCGCCAACGAGAGGCTGGCCCGCACCTTGGTGACCAGCTTTCTGACCTTCAGCCTTTGTATCGACCGGAGAAAGTCGTTGGCCGCGCCGAGCTGTCGATTGCTTGCTAGAGCTTGGCGTAATGACTGGGCAACTGCGGCGTACGATTACGGCAACGCTCCGATCACAACCGCGTTACGTGGGGCTGTTGCACGGTGATTGCGTAACCGCTGCAAGTGGCGTTATTGCGGAGGGTTTTGTGATAACTACCATTTTTGAAGTGCAACGCGATGCCGTCATCGACGGCGTAGGCAGGATTAATCTGATGGTTGCAGATTAGTTCGACAAAGGAAGTCTCTCGCCCCTCTTCTGAATTGAAATGCGGACACAGCGCGCCGCGGAGCAAGCCCAGTCCATGGACCAACGCGAACGCACCACCAGAATCCGAGTGGCCGAAATCGAACCAGCATATGGCGCCAGCGCTGACGCCACTTAGAATCTTGCCCTGGTCCCTGGCTTCTTTCAAAAGGGCGATAACACCGAACTCCCGCCACACCGCCAACATCGCGCGGGTATTACCACCGGCGACGTAAATGACGTCGGCCTTCTCGAACATCGAAGAAATTTTCTGCGCGTGGGGGAAGGGTGGGGTGAAGAGTGCAAGTGCAGTGACCTTACAGCCTGCCCCTGCATACTTGCTTTTGAAGTCTGAGATCTTCAGCGGGTCATCGCCGTTGGCAGTGGGGATGTAGAGGACTACGGGCGCCTTTTTTCCGGTTAACGAAATGATGTATTCATCAATCGGCGTCATGCACTTCACATCGTTATCGGACTCACCGCCTATAACAATGATATTCATATCCGGCATGCGCTCAACCCCGTTATTTTAAAGGCCAAGGCAATACTATTCGCCGATGTTGATGGTTTGTTAAGTCAGTGTGATCCCGTGTTTGAAGTAAATTTTCCAATTGTTCTGAGGGGGGATTCCTACAAGGTAGGCAAGGTTTATAAAAAGCATCGCTGGCAGGCTCCCACAAGGGATCTGCGGTGGATGCCGATCTTGTGGTCGACCAGAACCCCTGTAGGAGCCAGCCTGCTGGCGATGGCTGCGCCGCTTACTTGGACAAAAACCGCATCCCTTCCTCCAACCCGCGCAAGGTCAGGGGGAACATCTGGTCTTCGATCAGATCGCGGACGATGCCGGTCGAGGAGGTGTAGTTCCAGGTGTCTTTCGGGTAGGGGTTGATCCAGATGAGCTTCTTGTATTTCTCCATGAAGCGCTGCATCCAGACATAGCCGGGTTCTTCGTTCCAGTGCTCGACGCTGCCGCCGGCCTGGGTGATTTCGTAGGGGGCCATGGCGGCGTCGCCGACGAAGATCACTTTGTAGTCGGCGCCGTACTTGTGCAGCAGGTCCATGGTCGAGGTGCGCTCTGAGCCGCGACGCATATTGTTCTTCCACACCGATTCATAAATGAAGTTGTGGAAGTAGAAGTACTCCAGGTGCTTGAACTCGGTCTTGCAGGCCGAGAACAACTCCTCGCAGATCTTCACGTGGGCGTCCATCGAGCCGCCGATGTCGAACAGCAGCAGCAACTTGATGGTGTTGCGCCGCTCCGGGCGCATCTGGATGTTCAGCAGGCCGGCATCGCGGGCGGTGTGGTCGATGGTGCCGTCGATGTCCAGCTCTTCCGCCGCGCCCTGGCGAGCGAATTTGCGCAGGCGACGCAGGGCCACCTTGATGTTGCGCGTGCCCAGTTCGACCTGGTCATCGAGGTTCTTGTACTCGCGCTGATCCCAGACCTTGACCGCCTTGCCCTGGCGCTTGCCGGCATCGCCGACGCGAATGCCTTCCGGGTTGAAACCGCCGGAGCCGAACGGGCTGGTGCCGCCGGTGCCGATCCACTTGTTGCCGCCGGCGTGGCGTTCTTTCTGTTCTTCGAGACGCTTCTTGAACTCTTCGATCAGCTTGTCGAGGCCGCCGAGGGACTGGATCTGCGCCCGCTCTTCATCCGTCAGCGAGCGCTCGAATTCCTTGCGCAACCAGTCTTCGGGAATTAATGCCTGCAGGTGATCGTCGAGTTTTTCCAGGCCGTTGAAGTACGCGCCGAACGCCCGGTCGAACTTGTCGTAATGCCGCTCATCCTTGACCAGAATCGCCCGCGACAAGTAATAGAACTCGTCCATGTCGGCGAAGGTCACGCGCTGTTTCAACGCGTTGATCAGGTCCAGCAGCTCGCGCACCGAGACTGGCACCTTGGCGGCGCGCATTTCATTGAACAGGTTGAGCAACATGGCATCAGTCTCTTAACGGGTGCCGCGACGGCTCATGAACGCCAGGCGCTCGAGCAGTTGCACGTCCTGTTCGTTTTTCACCAGGGCACCGGCCAGCGGCGGAATGGCCTTGGTCGGGTCGCGCTCGCGCAGCACCGCTTCGCCGATGTTGTCGGCCATCAGCAGCTTCAGCCAGTCGACCAATTCCGAGGTCGAAGGTTTTTTCTTCAGGCCGGGCACCTTGCGCACGTCGAAGAACACATCCAGCGCTTCGCTGACCAGGTCTTTCTTGATGTCCGGGTAGTGCACGTCGACGATCTTTTGCAGGGTCGGGCGGTCCGGAAAGGCGATGTAGTGGAAGAAGCAGCGGCGCAGGAAGGCGTCCGGCAGCTCTTTCTCGTTGTTGGAAGTAATGATGATGATCGGGCGCTGCTTGGCCTTGATGGTCTCGTCGATTTCGTAGACGTAGAACTCCATTTTGTCGAGTTCTTGCAGCAGGTCGTTGGGGAACTCGATGTCGGCCTTGTCGATTTCGTCGATCAGCAGGATCACCCGCTCCTCGGACTCGAAGGCCTCCCACAGCTTGCCTTTTTTCAAGTAGTTGCGGATGTCATGCACCTTGTCCACGCCCAGTTGCGAGTCGCGCAGACGGCTCACCGCGTCATACTCGTACAAGCCCTGGTGGGCCTTGGTGGTGGACTTGATGTGCCAGGTGATCAGGCGGGCGCCAAAGGATTCGGCCAGTTGCTCGGCGAGCATGGTCTTGCCGGTGCCCGGCTCGCCCTTGACCAGCAACGGCCGCTCCAGGGTGATGGCGGCGTTGACAGCCAGCTTCAGGTCATCGGTGGCGACGTACGCGCGGGTGCCTTCGAACTTCATCGGTAATTCCTCGAACGGTAACGCCGACCTGCGCCGGGCAGGGCGGGACAAGTAAATGCAATAGCCGACTATAACGCGGCGCCTGGTCGAGTGGGAACGCAGACGGCTTATTCAGTCTCTGAATGGAGCGTCACATGATGACTCAGTCAGGCGTCGGCTTGGGCTGCTCGTAGCGGGCGTTAAAGGCCTGGATGAAACCGTTGCGCAGGATCTGCAGAAAAGCCTGAAAGGCGCTGACCTCCTGGTTGTGCACGCTGCCACTGAGTTCGACGCGGGTGGCAAACTGGTTTTTCGGCTGGTTCTTCAGCAGATTTTCGCTGGTGCCCACCAGCGCCTCCCAGACCGAGCGGAAGATGCTTTTCTTCTCGTTCTGCACGTCCTGTTGCCAGTTGAACACCTCGACATCGCGCAGCAATGGCTTGATGTAACCCTTGAGCTGGCCTTTGTTGGCCTGGGCCTCGATCACCACATCGCCGTGGCCGGCATTGAAGTCGAACTTGCCGTAGGCGGAGGCGAAGTCATTGAGGCGCTTGAGTTCGATGTCCTTGACCCGCAGGCGGAATTCGAACTCCTCGAAATTGCTCAGCGGGTCAAAGGTCGCGGTGCTTTCCAGCGGCGCATGCCCCAGCAGTTGCGCCTTGCCCTCGAAGCGCGCGTCGCGCCGGCCCTTGAGGTCGACCACGTTGGTCAGGTTATAGAGGCTGGCGTTGACCTGGGTGGCCTGCATATTCACCGGTGGCTTGGAGTTGAAGTTGTGGAAGCTGATTTTGCCGTCGTTGATACGCACTTCATCAAGGGTGATCGGCAGCAACTTGCTCAACTGCGCGCGCCAGTCGGTGCCCTGACCGGTCTGCGACGACGCTTTGTTACCGCCGTCGACGAAATTCAGCTCCGGGTTGACGAATTGTGCACGCGCCACCACGGCGTGGTCGTACCACAGCGAATGCCAACTGACGGCGAGCTCGATCAGCGGCGCCTTGAGGAACGGCACCGGTACTTTGCCCTGGACCTTGACGATCTGCAGCCCGTTGATCCGGTAGGCGCCACGCCACCACGCCAAGTCAACGTCGGTAATCTGGCCGCGATAGTCGCCCATGTCGGCGAGTTTGTCGTTCAGGTAGTCGCGCACCAGGTAGGGCAGGGCAATGTGCAGGGTCACCAGCAAGAGCACGATGGCAGCCAGCGTCCAGAGCGGCCAGCGGTATCGACGTTTCATGGCGTCTCCCTCGGGAATGTCTAAAACGGTGGACTACACGCCGGCGCAGACGTTCGTCCCGACTGGACGCACAGGAGTGCGAGGCATACCCTTGGACGCTTCTTCAACGCTGTACAAGGACCCAGCCATGAGCCGTATTTTTGCTGACAACGCCCACTCCATCGGCAATACGCCGCTGGTGCAGATCAACCGCATCGCGCCGCGTGGCGTGACCATCCTGGCCAAGACCGAGGGGCGCAACCCGGGTTACTCGGTGAAGTGCCGGATCGGCGCGAACATGATCTGGGACGCTGAAAGCAGCGGCAAACTCAAGCCGGGCATGACCATTGTCGAACCGACCTCGGGCAACACCGGTATCGGTCTGGCCTTCGTCGCGGCAGCGCGTGGCTACAAGCTGATGCTGACCATGCCGGCCTCGATGAGCATCGAACGGCGCAAGGTCCTCAAGGCGCTGGGCGCAGAACTGGTTCTGACTGAACCGGCCAAGGGCATGAAGGGCGCGATCGACAAGGCCGCGCAAATCCTCGCCAGCGATCCGTCGCGCTACTTTATGCCGCAACAGTTCGAGAACCCGGCCAACCCGGCCATTCACGAGAAAACCACCGGTCCGGAAATCTGGAACGATACCGACGGCGCGGTGGATGTACTGGTGGCCGGCGTGGGCACCGGCGGTACCATTTCCGGCGTCTCGCGTTATATCAAGTTGACCCAGGGCAAGCCGATTCTGTCGGTTGCAGTGGAACCTGTGGCTTCGCCAGTGATCAGTCAATTTATGGCCAATGAGGAAATCAAGCCGAGCCCGCACAAGATCCAAGGCATCGGTGCCGGGTTCGTGCCGAAGAACCTTGATGTGGCGATGGTCGATCGGGTGGAACTGGTCAGTGACGACGAATCCAAAGCCATGGCCCTGCGCCTGATGCAGGAAGAAGGCATTCTCTGCGGGATTTCTTCCGGCGCAGCGATGGCCGTGGCGGTACGTCTGGCCGAGACCCCGGAAATGCAGGGCAAGACCATTGTGGTGATCCTGCCGGACTCGGGTGAGCGCTACCTGTCGAGCATGTTGTTCAGTGACCTGTTCACCGAGCAGGAGAATCAGCAGTAATCCAAGGTTGATGGGTTTGGGGGTGGCGTCAGCAGGCGTTCAGCAGGCTTGTGTTAACAAGCTTTTTGTTGCGCAGCCCTCAATACTGAATGTACAGATGTGCGGTTTATCTTTCGGCTACTAATGTGGATTATGGCCGCCTGCCACGTCGGGTAAATGGCGATGCGCAGTGAAGTTTTTTCTCAAGGAGTGTTGCATGAGCTTTTCTTTTGCCGCCAAGGCCTCACTGTTGCTGCTGTTTATCGGCAGCACGCTTTATGTGCACTTGCGTGGCAAGGCGCGGTTGCCGGTGCTTCGGCAATTCGTCAACCACTCGGCGTTGTTCGCCCCCTATAACGCGCTGATGTACCTGTTTTCCGCAGTGCCGTCCAAGCCGTACCTGGACCGCAGCAAGTTTCCCGAACTGGACGTCCTCAAGGACAACTGGCAGGTCATTCGCGAAGAGGCCATGCACCTGTTCGACGAGGGCTATATTCGCGCCGCCGAAAAAAACAACGACGCCGGCTTCGGTTCGTTCTTCAAGAAGGGCTGGAAGCGTTTCTACCTGAAGTGGTACGACAAGGCCCTGCCATCGGCCGAGACCCTGTGCCCGCGCACGGTCGAACTGGTCAACAGCATTCCCAATGTCAAAGGCGCAATGTTCGCCCTATTGCCCGGCGGCAGCCACCTCAACCCGCACCGTGACCCCTTCGCGGGCTCCCTGCGTTATCACCTGGGATTGTCGACGCCGAACTCGGATGACTGCCGGATCTTTGTCGACGGTCAGGAATACGCCTGGCGCGATGGCGAAGACGTGATGTTCGACGAAACCTACGTGCACTGGGTCAAGAACGAAACCGAGCAGACCCGGGTGATCCTGTTCTGCGACATTGAGCGGCCCCTGAGCAATCGCCTGATGACTCGCCTCAATCGCTGGGTCAGCGGCCTGCTGGGACGCGCCACCGCGCCGCAGAACCTGGACGATGAGCGCGTCGGCGGAATCAACCGGGCCTATGCCTGGAGCAAGAACTCCAGCGACAAGTTCAGCGCCGCGTTCAAACAATGGAAACGCCGCAATCCCAAGCTCTACCGCGTCCTGCGCCCGGTGTTGGCGGTGGTGGTGTTGACGGTGTTGGGGTATTGGTTGTTTGGGTAAAAGCCCCAGCTCCTACAAGTAGGGTGGTGAGCACCAAGCCCATTTCAATAGCACCCATCGCAATCATTGCAAAACCTATCCAGCGCTGGTTATAGTCAGCGCTCTTGTATCCACCCTCATCAAAAGATCAGCCCATGCCAGCATCCCCTCTCAACGCGGTAGTCGATTCAGCGGTCAACGCTGGCGTCGTGCCGTGCGGGAATCAGCAGCCTGCGCAGATCAGTCACTACCCCCCTCCTGTCAGTCGCACTCCAGTGTGCGCGGTGGTGTCCCCACCGGGTGTTGGCGTCTCGGGCTGATCAGCGCTCCTTGCTGATTCCTGTGCCTGCCTGAACCAAAAAAACTGAATTTCAGCTACGGCTGAGTTGGCTTATTGCCTGATGACAGGTGGTTTTCATGTTGCACATTTCGAAAAAATCCGCGCTTGCGGCGGCCTCTACGAGCCTGTTCGTTTTGCTCTGGAGCAGTGGGGCGATCTTCTCCAAGTGGGGCCTGGCCCACGCTTCGCCCTTTGCCTTTCTGTTGATCCGCTTCGCCATCGCCCTGTGCGGCCTGGTGCTGTTGGTGCCGTTGCTCAAACTCAAGTTGCCTCGAGGACGCAAGCCGATGCTCTATGCGGCGGCGACCGGCCTGGTGCTGCTGGGCGCTTATCAGATCTTTTATCTGCTGGCGCTGGACCTCAAGGTCACCCCGGGGGTCATGGCGACGATCATGGGGGTCCAACCGATCCTCACCGTGGTGCTGATGGAGCGTCAGCGTTCCTGGAGTCGGATGTTCGGCCTGGCGCTGGGTCTGGCCGGGTTGATCATGGTGGTGTACCAGAGCATCGGCCTGGCCGGTATGTCCCTGGCCGGGATGTTGTTCGGGTTGCTGGCGCTGCTGAGCATGACCGCCGGTTCGATCATGCAGAAAAACATCACCCGCGATCCCCTTGGCACGCTGCCGGTGCAGTACCTGGCCGGGCTGTTGCTATGCGGGGTGTTCGTGCCGTTCCAGCCATTCCACTTCGAGCACAGCGCAGGGTTTTTCCTGCCGGTGTTGTGGATGGGCCTGGTGGTGTCGGTGGGGGCGACCCTGCTGTTGTACCGGCTGATCGCTCGCGGCAATCTGGTCAATGTCACCAGCCTGTTCTATCTGGTGCCGGCGGTGACGGCGGTGATGGACTACCTGATCTTCGGCAATCGCCTGGCGCTGTTGAGCCTGTTGGGCATGGCGCTGATTATCGTCGGTTTGGTGTTTGTGTTCCGTAGACCGAGCTGAGGCTGGCCGGGCCCGGTTTCAGGCCGGGCTCGTCCCATGCTCGGCGCGTACCGAATTCATGAAGGCCTGCATGGCCGAGGACTGGATGCGGTGGCGCCGGGTGATGAGGCCGAACGGTGGCAGGCGGGCTTCGAATTTGATGGGCAACACTGCCAGCAAATCGCGGCCGGCGTAGTCTTCGACCACCGACACCGGGGTGACGCCGAGCATGTCGGTCTGCTGGATCAGCGACAACAGGGTCATGATCGAGGTGGTTTCGACGATGCTGCTGGGGATGTCGACCCGGGCATTGTGGAATACCTGGTTGATGATCGAACGCATCGGGCTGGGTTGCTGTTGCAGGACCCAGGTCATGTTTTGCAGTTCGGCCCAACTCAGGTGCGTGGCTTGCGCCAGCGGATTCTGCGCACCGGCGATGACGCACAAGGCTTCCTCGCCGAGGCTGTCGAAGAGCAATTCTTCGGCCCGTGCCCCGGCGGGAATCCGACCCAGCACGATGTCCAGTTGGTCCTGCAGCAGGGCCTGCACCAGCACGTCGCTGGTGTCGACCTGGATGCTCATGGACAGCCGTGGATGGCTTTGCTTCAAAGTGGCGATGGTGCGGGTCAGCAGGCCCGAGGCCAGGGCCGGGATCGCCCCCACCGCGACTCGTCCGAGGTTGCCCGACTCCAGCGCCACCAATTCTTCTCGCATACCGCTGAGTTCGGCGAAGACCATGCGCGCGTAGTAGATCACCGTCTCGCCGAACGGCGTAGCACGCATGCCCCGCGGCAGGCGTTCGAACAGCTCGACGCCGAGCAGATCCTCGGCTTCGTGAAGCATCTTGGTGGCGGCCGGCTGGGTCATGCCGATATGGTCGGCAGCGCGGCGCAAAGAACCGAACTCCTGCAGGGCCAGCATCAGGCGCAGTTGACGCAGGCGCAGGCGACTGTGGATCACGTTGGCATCAGGAATTCGGGTCATGGGCCGTGCTCGCAGAAAAGACTGCGGCAAGCCTGACAACAAATGCCAGGCGTTGCCAGTCTTGCGGTGTCACAGCGCCGATTTAGTGCGCTTGGCCACGTGCGCTTTACGCAAGCCGAGGACGCTCTGCAGCGCTTTGGAAATCAGCGGCCAGAACAGCATCAGCAGGGCGGCGGTAGTCAGGCTGCCGACCAGCGGATTGGACCAGAAGATCCCCAGTTGCCCGTCGGAAAACAGCATCGACTGGCGGAACGCATCCTCGGCCTTGTCTCCCAGCACGGCGGCCAGCACCAGCGGGGCGATCGGGTAGCCAAGCTTCTTGAACAGGTAGCCGAGTGCGCCGAAGCCCAGCATCAACACCACGTCGAAGAACGAGTTGTGCACCGAGTAGGCGCCAATGGCGCAGACCATGATGATAATCGGCGCGATGATCGAGAATGGGATGCGCAGGATCGAGGCGAACAGCGGCACTGTGGCCAACACCACCAGCAGGCTGACCACGTTACCCAGGTACATGCTGGCAATCAGGCCCCAGACAAAATCGTGTTGCTCGACGAACAGCGTCGGCCCCGGGTGCAGGCCCCAGATCATCAGGCCACCGAGCATTACCGCGGCGGTCGCCGAACCGGGAATACCGAGGGTCAGCATCGGCAGCAGGGCGCTGGTCCCTGCGGCGTGGTCGGCGGTTTCCGGGGCAATCACGCCTTCGAGTTCGCCCTTGCCGAAGTTGTCGCGGTTCTTCGAGAAACGCCGCGCCAGGCTGTAACTCATGAACGAAGCGGCGGTGGGGCCACCCGGCGTAATGCCCATCCAGCAACCCACCAGGGTACTGCGCAGGATGGTCCACCAATAGCGCGGCAGGCGCGCCCAGGTGCGCAGGATTACCATCGGCGTGATGCGTGCATGTTCGCCACGGAACACCAGGCCTTCTTCCACGGTGCAGAGGATTTCGCCGATGCCGAACAGGCCGATCACCGCCACCTCGAAACTGATGCCGGTCATCAGCATTGGCTGGTCGAAGGTCAGGCGCAGGTTGCCGGAAACGGTGTCCATGCCGACGGCAGCCATGGCGAAGCCGATCATCATGGCCACCACGGTTTTCAGTGGCGGATTCTTGCTCATGCCAATAAAGGTGCAGAACGCCAAAAGGTACACCGCGAAGAACTCCGGAGAACTGAAGGACATGGCGAACTCGGCGATCCGGGTCGACAGGAAGGTCAGTAGCAACACCCCCGCCAGCGCACCGATCAACGCCGAACTGAAAGCGGCAGTGAGGGCTTCGGCGGCACGACCTTCGCGGGCCATCGGGTAGCCGTCGAAGGTGGTCGCCACCGATGAGGGCTCGCCGGGTATGTTGAACAGGATCGAGGTGATCGAACCGCCGAACAACGCCCCCCAGTACATGCACGACAACAGAATGATCGCCGACACCGGCGACATGGTGAAGGTCAGTGGCAGCAACAGTGCCACGCCATTGGGGGCGCCGAGACCGGGCAACACGCCGACCAGGATGCCCAGCAGCACGCCGACCACCATAAGGCCGATGTGGCCCGGGGTGAGGATCAGGTTCATGCCTTGCAGCAGGGAATCGAACTCGCTCATTTGAAATTTCTCCCGGCCAGGGCAATCCAGTCGCCCATGGGGCCGGCATCCAGCGGCACCTTGAACCACAATGCGAAAATCAGGTAGCTGGCCAGCACCGCGCCGAGCGACACGCTGCCAATCACCCATTTGCCGTAGGGTTTGACGCGAACCTTATCGCGCCACATGAACCAGGCGATGAAGCACGCCGAGGCCAGATAGATGCCGGTGAACGGCATGGCGAAGACAAACAGGGCAATAGGCACGAACACCGACAGCACTTGCTTGAACGCGCTGCGGCTGACGAATGCCACGCTTAGCGCCTGCCAGCGCACGCGGGTCAGTACCGCATTGGCGACGCTGGCGGCGGTCAGCAACAGGCCAATGTAGAACGGGAAGTAGCCGGGCTCAGGGCCGGCGTCGCCCCAGCCGATACCCTGTTCGACGCTGCCGAACATCACGACCACGCCAATCAGTGCGGTGAAAACGGCCAGGCCAAGCTCGACCCAGCGAGTGCCGACCAGCGACGATGAATCCGAAGAATGGGACATGCAAACACCTCCAACGGGTGACGGTCATGCGCTGCGCGGCAGGGCACGACCGTGGATCACTCAGTTACGCAGCCAGCCGGCCTCTTTGAACACCGGGGTGACGCGGGCGGTGTCTTTCTCGATATAGGCGGTCAATGGCTCACCTTCGAGGAAGGTCGGCACCAGTGCGTTTTGCGTGATGTAGGCCTTGAACTCGGGGGTTTGCGTAACTTTGCGCATCAGTTCGACATAAAACGCCTGCTGTTCGGCGGTGACTTCGCCGGGCATGAACACGGTGCGCGGGAAGCGATATTGATCGATGCCCAAGCCTTGCTCGTGGCATGTCGGGATGTCGGCCCAGGCTTTGCCACCGGCGACTTTCTCGGTGTAGCCCATGCGCTCCTTGCTGAACACACAGAGCGGTTCGACCTGGTCGCCGCGCCATTGGCTGATGCTTTCGGCGGGGTTGTTGACGTTCGCGGCGATGTGCTTGCCGGCCAGTTGAGTCGCGGCTTCGCTGCCGCTCTTGAACGGGATGTACACCAGTTTGCTGTTGTTGGTCTGGTTCAGCAGCAGGGTCAGGGTCTGGTCGACGTCCTTGGACTGGCTGCCACCCATGCGCAGTTTTGAAGGATCGCTTTTCACCGCTTCATAGAAGCCCTTGGCATCGCTCCATGGCGCGCCCTTGTAGCTCCAGAGAATGAAATCGTCCTCGGCGAGAGCGGCCACCGGGGTCAGTTCCTGCCATTGATAGCCGAGCTTGGAGACCAGCGGCAGCAAGTAGATGTTATTGGTGCCGATCACCAGTTTGTCGGGGTCGCCCTTGGCCATTTTCAGGTCGAGGAAGGCTTCGGCACCGTTGCCGCCGCCCTTGTTCAGGACAATGGTGTTGACGTCGAGGAACTTGTGGGTGGTGAT
This region of Pseudomonas fluorescens genomic DNA includes:
- a CDS encoding biotin-dependent carboxyltransferase family protein, whose product is MSRLSVEASTALCLLQDGGRFGVRHLGVTQGGAADWLSMAWANNLLGNPSGAAVIEVTLGGLTLEARDDCCLALTGADLGALLDGQPLMPWRSFIVRKGQRLQFSQPRLGVRAYLAAPGGFNAPAVLGSCATVVREELGGLDGMGRPLARGAELSYSGTAPSLREVPEALRPDFSDTQGLDLVLGAQHGEFSGQSLFDAFNSTWTLDSRADRMGIRLLGPALQYQGKPMISEGIPLGAVQVPPDGQPIVLLNDRQTIGGYPRLGALTPLSLARLAQCQSGQRVRLAPVLQDTAHRQHVEYLQRLGRR
- a CDS encoding peptidase E — protein: MPDMNIIVIGGESDNDVKCMTPIDEYIISLTGKKAPVVLYIPTANGDDPLKISDFKSKYAGAGCKVTALALFTPPFPHAQKISSMFEKADVIYVAGGNTRAMLAVWREFGVIALLKEARDQGKILSGVSAGAICWFDFGHSDSGGAFALVHGLGLLRGALCPHFNSEEGRETSFVELICNHQINPAYAVDDGIALHFKNGSYHKTLRNNATCSGYAITVQQPHVTRL
- a CDS encoding vWA domain-containing protein, giving the protein MLLNLFNEMRAAKVPVSVRELLDLINALKQRVTFADMDEFYYLSRAILVKDERHYDKFDRAFGAYFNGLEKLDDHLQALIPEDWLRKEFERSLTDEERAQIQSLGGLDKLIEEFKKRLEEQKERHAGGNKWIGTGGTSPFGSGGFNPEGIRVGDAGKRQGKAVKVWDQREYKNLDDQVELGTRNIKVALRRLRKFARQGAAEELDIDGTIDHTARDAGLLNIQMRPERRNTIKLLLLFDIGGSMDAHVKICEELFSACKTEFKHLEYFYFHNFIYESVWKNNMRRGSERTSTMDLLHKYGADYKVIFVGDAAMAPYEITQAGGSVEHWNEEPGYVWMQRFMEKYKKLIWINPYPKDTWNYTSSTGIVRDLIEDQMFPLTLRGLEEGMRFLSK
- a CDS encoding AAA family ATPase, with the protein product MKFEGTRAYVATDDLKLAVNAAITLERPLLVKGEPGTGKTMLAEQLAESFGARLITWHIKSTTKAHQGLYEYDAVSRLRDSQLGVDKVHDIRNYLKKGKLWEAFESEERVILLIDEIDKADIEFPNDLLQELDKMEFYVYEIDETIKAKQRPIIIITSNNEKELPDAFLRRCFFHYIAFPDRPTLQKIVDVHYPDIKKDLVSEALDVFFDVRKVPGLKKKPSTSELVDWLKLLMADNIGEAVLRERDPTKAIPPLAGALVKNEQDVQLLERLAFMSRRGTR
- a CDS encoding DUF748 domain-containing protein; this encodes MKRRYRWPLWTLAAIVLLLVTLHIALPYLVRDYLNDKLADMGDYRGQITDVDLAWWRGAYRINGLQIVKVQGKVPVPFLKAPLIELAVSWHSLWYDHAVVARAQFVNPELNFVDGGNKASSQTGQGTDWRAQLSKLLPITLDEVRINDGKISFHNFNSKPPVNMQATQVNASLYNLTNVVDLKGRRDARFEGKAQLLGHAPLESTATFDPLSNFEEFEFRLRVKDIELKRLNDFASAYGKFDFNAGHGDVVIEAQANKGQLKGYIKPLLRDVEVFNWQQDVQNEKKSIFRSVWEALVGTSENLLKNQPKNQFATRVELSGSVHNQEVSAFQAFLQILRNGFIQAFNARYEQPKPTPD
- the cysK gene encoding cysteine synthase A; translated protein: MSRIFADNAHSIGNTPLVQINRIAPRGVTILAKTEGRNPGYSVKCRIGANMIWDAESSGKLKPGMTIVEPTSGNTGIGLAFVAAARGYKLMLTMPASMSIERRKVLKALGAELVLTEPAKGMKGAIDKAAQILASDPSRYFMPQQFENPANPAIHEKTTGPEIWNDTDGAVDVLVAGVGTGGTISGVSRYIKLTQGKPILSVAVEPVASPVISQFMANEEIKPSPHKIQGIGAGFVPKNLDVAMVDRVELVSDDESKAMALRLMQEEGILCGISSGAAMAVAVRLAETPEMQGKTIVVILPDSGERYLSSMLFSDLFTEQENQQ
- a CDS encoding aspartyl/asparaginyl beta-hydroxylase domain-containing protein produces the protein MSFSFAAKASLLLLFIGSTLYVHLRGKARLPVLRQFVNHSALFAPYNALMYLFSAVPSKPYLDRSKFPELDVLKDNWQVIREEAMHLFDEGYIRAAEKNNDAGFGSFFKKGWKRFYLKWYDKALPSAETLCPRTVELVNSIPNVKGAMFALLPGGSHLNPHRDPFAGSLRYHLGLSTPNSDDCRIFVDGQEYAWRDGEDVMFDETYVHWVKNETEQTRVILFCDIERPLSNRLMTRLNRWVSGLLGRATAPQNLDDERVGGINRAYAWSKNSSDKFSAAFKQWKRRNPKLYRVLRPVLAVVVLTVLGYWLFG
- a CDS encoding DMT family transporter; this translates as MLHISKKSALAAASTSLFVLLWSSGAIFSKWGLAHASPFAFLLIRFAIALCGLVLLVPLLKLKLPRGRKPMLYAAATGLVLLGAYQIFYLLALDLKVTPGVMATIMGVQPILTVVLMERQRSWSRMFGLALGLAGLIMVVYQSIGLAGMSLAGMLFGLLALLSMTAGSIMQKNITRDPLGTLPVQYLAGLLLCGVFVPFQPFHFEHSAGFFLPVLWMGLVVSVGATLLLYRLIARGNLVNVTSLFYLVPAVTAVMDYLIFGNRLALLSLLGMALIIVGLVFVFRRPS